In Psychrobacter sp. JCM 18902, a single window of DNA contains:
- the nuoG gene encoding NADH-quinone oxidoreductase subunit NuoG, giving the protein MAVIHIDGTTVEVDSADNLLQACLSLGIDVPYFCYHPALGSVGSCRQCAVKQFQNKEDMEAGRGRLVMSCMVAPGDDMYISVTDDEAKAFRKSMVELLMTNHPHDCPTCEEGGHCHLQDMTYMSGHSRRRYRFTKRTHHNQELGPFIAHEMNRCIACYRCVRFYKDYAGGEDLGVYGSNNRVYFGRDKDGQFESEFSGNLTEVCPTGVFTDKTHSERYNRKWDMQYAPSICHGCSAGCNISPGERYGELRRIENRYNGEVNRYFLCDRGRFGYGYVNREDRPTQALERINDKHVKINIDYALDETIKRIKDKKVIGIGSPRASLETNFALKNLVGFDKFSTGLNHQQQALVNKCIEVLSTDGIYNPSMTDIESYDAVLVLGEDITQTSSRVALSVRQAAKNEGLKMAAALQTQPWLAEPVKRIAQDALSPVYVIDVVQTKLEDISKVSVVATPEDITKLGFKVADEIVNFADDFAEIADPQAADQDVSAETDGMQALAKQIAYDLIQADKPLVISGSSLSSTALIEAAAQITQALTQKRSAIKATEQQQVDTYNAQVRDEQAQIEDKELSAKPNKPETGVDTETQDNVERAPAKKLELKEVNNKYQAQAGIYLTVTDANSMGVCMLGGQSVEELLATDFDVVIVAENQLTDAIDASKLTQLLADKTVIALDHQLLDWHKDVDIVLPAASFAEADGTLISAEGRAQRFFQVYDNEYYHPMSSIKEGWRWLHAVHSSIEGRDVDWTQLDDVINALIATHPKLAGIKNAAPDADYRMTGLKIARQPRRYSGRTAMRAPISVHEPMQPKDLDTGLTFSMEGYSGKETPSSMIPFANAAGWNSPQAWNKYQDKVGGHLKNGDPGVRMFDQLARLETRQYVAPDAMSAKTTDMQQGQAKLVPIHNIYASSMMASRSPVVAEQLPVAAWRIGMDNAKDWNIANGDYLAIEIDKQQITLPVQIVGYLAEGCIGYPVGQVSIIHPSMPASVRKVDAPVTMMGSMANDMMNNNDAAQMNTAPTTTQEV; this is encoded by the coding sequence ATGGCAGTCATACATATTGATGGAACCACTGTCGAAGTAGATAGCGCAGATAACTTGCTACAAGCCTGCTTATCACTCGGCATTGATGTGCCGTATTTTTGTTATCATCCAGCCCTTGGCTCAGTAGGGTCGTGCCGCCAGTGCGCGGTCAAGCAATTCCAAAACAAAGAAGATATGGAAGCAGGTCGTGGTCGTCTTGTGATGTCATGTATGGTCGCTCCGGGCGATGACATGTATATCTCTGTTACTGACGATGAAGCCAAAGCATTCCGCAAGTCGATGGTTGAGCTACTGATGACCAACCATCCACATGACTGTCCAACTTGCGAAGAGGGTGGACATTGTCATCTGCAAGACATGACCTATATGTCAGGTCATAGCCGTCGTCGTTATCGCTTTACCAAACGCACCCATCATAACCAAGAGCTTGGCCCATTCATCGCGCATGAGATGAACCGCTGTATCGCTTGCTATCGCTGTGTCCGTTTTTATAAAGACTACGCAGGCGGCGAAGATTTGGGCGTTTATGGCTCAAATAACCGTGTCTATTTTGGTCGTGATAAAGATGGTCAGTTCGAAAGCGAATTCTCAGGCAACTTAACGGAAGTATGCCCAACGGGTGTCTTTACCGATAAAACCCACTCTGAGCGTTATAACCGTAAATGGGACATGCAATATGCGCCAAGCATCTGTCATGGTTGCTCAGCAGGTTGTAACATCTCACCAGGTGAACGTTATGGTGAATTACGCCGTATTGAAAACCGCTATAACGGTGAAGTAAACCGCTATTTCTTATGTGACCGTGGTCGCTTCGGTTATGGCTATGTCAATCGTGAAGATCGTCCAACGCAAGCGCTTGAACGTATCAATGATAAGCATGTCAAAATCAATATTGACTACGCACTCGATGAAACCATCAAACGTATCAAAGATAAAAAAGTTATCGGTATTGGTTCACCGCGCGCCAGTCTAGAGACCAACTTTGCACTAAAAAATCTGGTTGGCTTTGATAAGTTTTCAACGGGTCTCAATCATCAGCAGCAAGCACTGGTCAATAAATGCATCGAAGTATTAAGTACTGATGGCATTTATAACCCAAGCATGACTGATATCGAAAGCTATGATGCGGTGTTGGTATTGGGTGAAGATATCACCCAAACCTCATCGCGTGTCGCGTTGTCAGTACGCCAAGCGGCAAAAAACGAAGGCCTGAAAATGGCAGCGGCATTGCAAACGCAGCCGTGGCTTGCAGAGCCTGTTAAACGTATTGCTCAAGATGCGTTAAGCCCAGTTTATGTCATCGATGTGGTGCAAACTAAGCTAGAAGACATCAGTAAAGTCAGTGTCGTAGCAACGCCTGAAGACATCACTAAACTTGGCTTTAAAGTGGCTGATGAGATTGTCAATTTCGCTGATGATTTCGCAGAAATCGCAGACCCACAAGCGGCTGATCAAGATGTCAGTGCTGAGACAGATGGCATGCAAGCATTAGCTAAGCAAATCGCTTATGACTTGATTCAAGCAGACAAGCCATTGGTCATCTCGGGTAGTAGCTTATCTTCTACGGCTTTGATTGAAGCAGCGGCGCAGATTACTCAAGCATTGACGCAGAAACGCTCAGCCATTAAAGCGACTGAACAGCAGCAAGTGGACACGTATAATGCTCAAGTCCGTGATGAGCAAGCGCAAATAGAAGATAAAGAGCTATCTGCCAAGCCAAACAAACCTGAAACCGGTGTTGATACAGAAACGCAAGACAATGTAGAACGCGCTCCTGCTAAAAAACTTGAGCTGAAAGAAGTAAACAATAAATATCAGGCACAAGCAGGTATTTACCTAACGGTTACCGATGCCAATAGCATGGGTGTTTGCATGCTTGGCGGTCAATCAGTCGAAGAGCTACTGGCGACTGATTTTGATGTGGTGATTGTTGCCGAAAATCAGCTAACAGATGCCATCGATGCCAGTAAGTTGACTCAACTATTAGCCGATAAGACTGTCATTGCCTTAGATCACCAGCTGCTTGATTGGCATAAAGATGTCGATATCGTATTGCCAGCAGCAAGCTTTGCTGAAGCGGATGGTACGTTGATATCGGCTGAAGGTCGTGCACAGCGCTTCTTCCAAGTTTACGACAACGAATACTACCATCCAATGAGCAGTATTAAAGAAGGCTGGCGCTGGTTACATGCCGTGCATAGCAGCATCGAAGGTCGTGATGTCGATTGGACGCAGCTAGATGACGTCATCAATGCATTAATTGCTACACATCCTAAGCTTGCGGGTATTAAAAATGCTGCTCCTGATGCCGATTACCGTATGACTGGTCTGAAGATTGCTCGTCAGCCGCGTCGCTATTCAGGTCGTACCGCTATGCGTGCACCGATATCTGTGCATGAGCCGATGCAGCCAAAAGATTTGGATACTGGCTTAACCTTCTCAATGGAAGGTTATAGTGGTAAAGAAACGCCAAGCTCGATGATTCCTTTTGCCAATGCGGCAGGTTGGAACTCACCACAAGCGTGGAATAAATACCAAGACAAGGTCGGTGGTCATCTAAAAAATGGCGACCCAGGTGTGCGCATGTTCGATCAGCTAGCACGTTTAGAAACACGTCAATATGTTGCACCAGATGCTATGTCTGCGAAGACGACGGATATGCAGCAAGGACAAGCCAAACTGGTGCCTATCCATAATATCTATGCCAGCTCTATGATGGCGTCACGTAGCCCAGTGGTTGCGGAGCAACTGCCTGTTGCTGCATGGCGTATCGGGATGGATAATGCTAAGGACTGGAACATCGCTAATGGCGATTACTTAGCGATTGAAATCGATAAGCAACAAATCACCTTGCCAGTACAGATTGTCGGTTATTTAGCAGAAGGCTGTATCGGTTACCCAGTTGGGCAGGTGAGTATCATTCATCCATCAATGCCAGCGTCGGTTCGCAAAGTGGATGCACCAGTGACGATGATGGGTAGCATGGCTAACGATATGATGAACAATAACGATGCTGCGCAAATGAACACAGCACCGACCACCACACAGGAGGTGTAA
- the nuoI gene encoding NADH-quinone oxidoreductase subunit NuoI yields MFTTIKKTVIGLFTIVRSMWMVNSHALRPRDTILYPEVPVPVPPRFRGRIVLTRDPDGDERCVACNLCAVACPVGCISLQKAEREDGRWYPEFFRINFSRCIFCGLCEEACPTTAIQMTPDFELGEYKRQDLVYEKEHLLISGPGKYPDYNYYRVTGMAVADKPKGAAQNEAAPIDLRSLLP; encoded by the coding sequence ATGTTTACTACCATAAAAAAGACCGTCATTGGACTATTTACCATTGTCCGCAGCATGTGGATGGTCAATAGTCATGCGCTCAGACCGCGTGACACCATCCTTTATCCTGAGGTGCCGGTACCTGTGCCGCCGCGTTTTCGTGGACGTATTGTCCTAACGCGTGACCCTGATGGAGACGAGCGCTGTGTGGCTTGTAACTTGTGTGCGGTGGCATGCCCGGTAGGGTGTATCTCCTTACAAAAAGCGGAACGTGAAGACGGTCGTTGGTATCCAGAGTTTTTTCGAATTAACTTTTCGCGCTGTATTTTTTGTGGCTTGTGTGAAGAGGCGTGTCCAACGACAGCCATTCAAATGACGCCTGACTTTGAGTTGGGTGAATATAAGCGCCAAGACTTGGTCTATGAAAAAGAGCATTTGCTCATTTCAGGGCCGGGTAAATATCCTGATTATAACTATTATCGTGTGACGGGTATGGCGGTAGCGGACAAACCAAAAGGCGCAGCACAAAACGAAGCTGCACCGATTGATCTAAGGAGCTTGCTACCATGA
- the nuoF gene encoding NADH-quinone oxidoreductase subunit NuoF — protein MRLTLSEQIAQRSQGKAPSQLNEQRIPIYGDKATATSETKPLTWRLAHHDAVLDLTTYESLKGFDGLKQALSQSPKEVGNMIKAANVRGRGGAGFNAGLKWTFMSPPDGLPRYLICNADEMEPGTFKDRLLMERLPFQLIEGMLITAHAIGATDGYIFIRGEYILAAQRLVAAIEECLANNLMGKNILGSDFSFNLHVHTGAGRYICGEETALINCLEGRRANPRTKPPFPQISGAWGRPTVVNNVETLCNMPAILNHGVEWYQSLSNIKGKSQTPGTKLFGCSGLVNDPGLWELPFGYTAREIIEDLAGGMIDGKTLKAWLPGGASTDFLTTEHLDVVVDFDTIQKAGSRMGTGLIMVVDETQDMVPLVRNLEIFFQRESCGWCTPCRDGLPWGVKLLTAINDGEGQVGDVEKLEGLTRDLWIGKTFCAHAPGAMEPLMSAIKYFRPEFDQKIAQAVGVDVIDAAANQQPEVK, from the coding sequence ATGAGATTAACGCTTTCAGAGCAGATTGCTCAACGTAGCCAAGGCAAAGCGCCTAGCCAGCTCAATGAGCAGCGCATTCCAATTTATGGTGATAAAGCCACAGCGACTAGCGAAACCAAGCCATTAACATGGCGTCTAGCACATCATGATGCCGTACTAGATTTGACCACCTATGAGTCGTTAAAAGGTTTTGATGGCTTAAAGCAAGCTTTGAGTCAATCGCCTAAAGAAGTTGGCAATATGATCAAAGCTGCTAACGTCAGAGGTCGCGGTGGTGCAGGTTTTAATGCCGGTCTGAAGTGGACATTTATGTCACCACCCGATGGCTTGCCACGTTATCTCATCTGTAATGCTGATGAAATGGAGCCGGGCACCTTTAAAGATCGCCTATTGATGGAGCGCCTACCGTTTCAGTTAATTGAAGGTATGTTGATTACCGCTCATGCGATTGGTGCAACTGACGGGTATATCTTTATCCGTGGTGAATACATTTTAGCTGCCCAGCGTTTGGTCGCTGCTATCGAAGAATGCTTGGCCAATAATCTAATGGGCAAGAACATTCTAGGCTCAGACTTTAGCTTTAACTTGCACGTGCATACGGGTGCTGGCCGCTATATCTGTGGTGAAGAAACGGCACTGATTAATTGTCTAGAAGGTCGCCGTGCTAATCCACGTACCAAACCACCGTTTCCACAAATTTCTGGTGCATGGGGTCGTCCAACCGTCGTCAACAACGTTGAAACCTTGTGTAACATGCCAGCCATCCTAAACCATGGTGTTGAATGGTATCAGTCATTATCTAACATCAAAGGCAAGAGCCAGACACCGGGTACCAAACTGTTTGGCTGCTCAGGTTTAGTCAATGACCCAGGTCTGTGGGAGTTACCGTTTGGTTATACGGCACGCGAAATCATCGAAGATTTAGCGGGTGGTATGATCGATGGCAAAACGCTCAAAGCTTGGCTACCGGGCGGTGCTTCTACAGACTTTTTAACCACTGAGCATTTAGATGTGGTGGTGGATTTTGACACCATTCAAAAAGCAGGTAGCCGTATGGGTACTGGGCTAATTATGGTCGTGGATGAAACACAAGATATGGTGCCACTCGTTCGTAATCTTGAGATTTTCTTCCAGCGCGAATCCTGCGGTTGGTGTACGCCATGCCGTGATGGTCTGCCGTGGGGTGTCAAACTGCTTACTGCTATCAATGATGGTGAAGGGCAAGTGGGCGATGTCGAAAAACTAGAAGGCCTTACGCGTGACTTATGGATTGGTAAAACATTCTGTGCACATGCGCCGGGTGCGATGGAACCACTGATGAGTGCGATTAAATATTTCCGTCCAGAGTTTGATCAAAAAATCGCGCAGGCGGTTGGTGTCGATGTCATTGATGCGGCAGCCAATCAACAGCCAGAAGTGAAATAA
- the nuoJ gene encoding NADH-quinone oxidoreductase subunit J, producing MMNILNHPELAGFYSLAAVAIFASLRVVTQANPVHAILSMIVSLLAIAGIFFVLGAPFAGALEIVVYAGAIMVLFVFVIMMLNLGMSNDEREERWLDAGTWALPTGLTIIIAVVLYAMIGMGHDEAAMIGGSTISAKAVGTVLFTKYVMLIEVAALLLLAALVAAYHLGKESIADEVTVNVNHSNDSQVSNANVASIKHYDDHGMPIDADAAKMAEPYEYKDVDPHDYVSMNAGTQLGVNKVTRKESD from the coding sequence ATGATGAATATTTTGAACCATCCTGAACTGGCTGGGTTTTATTCGCTTGCAGCAGTGGCCATATTTGCCAGTCTGCGCGTCGTGACTCAAGCCAATCCAGTGCATGCTATTTTATCGATGATTGTGTCATTACTGGCAATCGCAGGGATATTTTTTGTACTAGGCGCGCCATTTGCTGGTGCGTTAGAGATAGTCGTCTATGCCGGTGCTATTATGGTGCTATTTGTCTTTGTTATTATGATGCTGAACTTGGGTATGAGCAATGATGAGCGTGAAGAGCGCTGGCTTGATGCGGGCACTTGGGCGCTACCGACAGGGTTAACGATTATTATCGCGGTTGTGCTGTATGCGATGATTGGTATGGGTCATGACGAAGCGGCAATGATTGGTGGCTCGACAATATCTGCCAAAGCAGTCGGTACGGTGCTATTTACTAAATATGTGATGTTGATAGAAGTGGCGGCATTGCTACTGTTGGCAGCCTTGGTCGCCGCTTATCATTTGGGTAAAGAGTCTATCGCTGATGAGGTTACTGTTAATGTAAACCACAGTAATGATAGTCAAGTATCTAATGCTAATGTCGCGAGTATCAAACACTACGATGATCACGGCATGCCTATAGATGCTGACGCGGCGAAAATGGCAGAACCTTACGAATATAAAGATGTTGACCCGCATGACTATGTAAGTATGAATGCAGGTACGCAGCTGGGTGTGAATAAAGTCACGCGCAAGGAGTCAGACTAA
- the nuoH gene encoding NADH-quinone oxidoreductase subunit NuoH translates to MSFDAWSILFMVGQSLVIFLVVVMVAAMMIVYERRMLALWQDRYGPNRVGPFGSLQLVADMLKIFFKEDWTPNFTDKFMFTLAPAVAMFTALASFAIIPISPTLGVADWDIGILFFFAMAGIAVYAVMFGGWASANKFSLLGGLRSAAQTISYEVFLGLSLMGVVALTGSFNLRAIVEAQIDGWYIIPQFFGFLTFVVAGVAVTHRHPFDQPEAEQELAEGYHVEYSGMKFGMFFIGEYVNVVLISALMTCLFFGGWLAPFNLDIPFIPPAFWFMIKTLFFMTMFILARGSLMRPRYDQVMNFGWKVCLPVTLINLLVTAAVILIFSPTL, encoded by the coding sequence ATGAGCTTTGATGCTTGGTCCATTTTATTTATGGTCGGGCAATCACTGGTCATCTTCTTGGTCGTGGTTATGGTTGCCGCTATGATGATTGTCTATGAGCGCCGTATGCTAGCTTTATGGCAGGATCGTTACGGTCCAAACCGCGTCGGACCCTTTGGTTCGTTGCAGCTGGTTGCTGATATGCTCAAAATCTTCTTTAAAGAAGATTGGACGCCGAACTTTACCGATAAGTTCATGTTTACCTTGGCACCTGCGGTCGCGATGTTTACCGCATTGGCCTCATTTGCCATTATTCCTATCTCGCCAACGCTTGGTGTTGCTGACTGGGATATCGGTATTCTGTTCTTCTTTGCGATGGCAGGTATTGCCGTCTATGCAGTCATGTTCGGTGGCTGGGCATCAGCGAATAAATTCTCACTACTCGGCGGGCTACGTTCAGCAGCACAAACGATCAGTTATGAAGTCTTCTTGGGCTTATCGCTAATGGGTGTGGTCGCATTGACCGGCTCATTTAACTTGCGTGCTATTGTTGAAGCGCAAATCGACGGCTGGTATATCATTCCGCAGTTTTTTGGCTTTTTGACCTTTGTCGTTGCTGGTGTTGCAGTCACCCATAGACATCCATTTGATCAGCCAGAAGCAGAGCAAGAGCTGGCTGAAGGCTATCATGTTGAATATTCTGGCATGAAGTTCGGTATGTTTTTTATTGGCGAATATGTCAACGTTGTACTGATTTCTGCCTTGATGACTTGCCTATTTTTTGGCGGTTGGTTGGCACCTTTTAATTTAGATATTCCGTTTATTCCACCAGCTTTTTGGTTCATGATTAAAACGCTGTTCTTTATGACCATGTTTATTTTGGCTCGAGGCTCACTCATGCGTCCGCGTTATGATCAAGTGATGAACTTTGGCTGGAAAGTTTGTCTGCCAGTAACGCTGATTAATCTGTTGGTTACTGCTGCGGTCATTTTGATCTTTTCCCCAACGTTATAG
- the nuoM gene encoding NADH-quinone oxidoreductase subunit M: MIELQQTWMLPALIAIPFIAGLLCWLVERFNKRLPRWIALIGMTLTFVLSLVMWQYGDFSGMSKQVIAPDAAVPWVAEFSVPWIPSFGISFHLAMDGLSLMMVALTGLLGIAAVACSWNEIQRRVGFFHLNLLWSLGGVIGVFLAIDLFLFFFFWEMMLVPIYFLIAIWGHDVVGKTKEYAATKFFIYTQASGLIMLVGILILVIISYAQKGVVSFNYNDLLGTSLGGWEYPIMLCFFIGFAVKLPIIPFHGWLPDAHAQAPTAGSVDLAGVLIKTAAYGLIRFVLPLFPAASQDFAPIAMTLGTIGIFYGAWLAFMQTDMKRLLAYTSISHMGFVVLAIYAGTLLSLQGLMIQMLAHGLSSAALFIMAGQLYERLHTRDLTLMGGMWGQFRYYAPILMFFCAALLGIPGTGNFIGEFMILFGAFAQYPVFVVFATFSLVLAGLYSLILIHRALFGKNNIEAVAMQETKAHGLPTRPLKDLGKRELSLLLMLAAGLVWLGLYPQPFLDTSSHAMQWINNAYIYSQVTQVDASQLLDAMEAR; this comes from the coding sequence ATGATTGAGTTACAACAAACGTGGATGCTACCAGCATTAATTGCAATTCCCTTTATTGCGGGATTGCTATGTTGGTTGGTCGAGCGCTTTAATAAACGTCTGCCGCGCTGGATTGCTCTAATCGGTATGACGTTGACCTTTGTATTGTCGCTAGTGATGTGGCAATACGGCGACTTTAGTGGCATGAGTAAGCAAGTGATTGCGCCAGACGCTGCTGTGCCTTGGGTCGCTGAATTTAGTGTGCCATGGATACCGAGCTTTGGTATTAGCTTCCATTTAGCGATGGATGGCTTGTCACTGATGATGGTGGCGTTGACAGGATTGCTCGGTATTGCCGCAGTAGCTTGTTCGTGGAATGAGATTCAGCGTCGAGTCGGCTTTTTCCATCTCAACCTTTTGTGGAGTTTGGGCGGCGTCATTGGTGTGTTCTTAGCCATTGATCTGTTCTTGTTCTTCTTCTTTTGGGAGATGATGCTGGTTCCTATCTACTTCTTGATCGCTATTTGGGGTCATGATGTGGTTGGCAAAACCAAGGAATACGCAGCGACTAAGTTCTTTATTTATACCCAAGCGTCTGGGCTTATTATGCTGGTCGGTATTTTGATATTGGTCATTATCAGCTACGCTCAAAAAGGGGTGGTGAGCTTTAATTATAATGATTTGCTCGGTACGTCACTTGGTGGCTGGGAATATCCGATCATGCTGTGCTTCTTTATTGGCTTTGCGGTTAAGTTGCCGATTATTCCGTTCCATGGCTGGTTGCCAGATGCGCATGCGCAAGCACCAACGGCAGGTTCGGTGGATTTGGCAGGGGTGCTCATTAAGACGGCTGCTTATGGTTTGATTCGCTTCGTCTTGCCATTATTTCCAGCAGCATCACAAGATTTTGCGCCGATTGCGATGACCTTGGGTACGATTGGTATCTTCTATGGTGCATGGCTCGCCTTTATGCAGACCGATATGAAGCGTTTGCTCGCTTATACCAGTATCTCGCACATGGGCTTTGTCGTATTGGCAATTTATGCTGGAACCTTACTCAGCTTGCAAGGTCTGATGATTCAGATGTTAGCGCATGGCTTAAGCTCAGCAGCGCTATTCATCATGGCAGGACAGTTATATGAGCGTCTACATACGCGCGATCTAACCTTGATGGGTGGTATGTGGGGTCAGTTCCGTTACTACGCACCGATACTGATGTTCTTCTGTGCGGCATTGCTCGGTATTCCGGGGACAGGTAACTTCATTGGCGAGTTCATGATTTTATTTGGTGCTTTTGCTCAGTATCCAGTATTTGTGGTCTTTGCAACATTCAGTCTGGTACTAGCAGGGCTATACTCGCTTATTTTGATTCACCGTGCATTATTTGGCAAAAACAACATCGAAGCAGTCGCCATGCAAGAAACCAAAGCACATGGTTTGCCTACGCGTCCATTAAAAGATTTGGGTAAGCGTGAGTTGTCATTGTTATTGATGCTCGCTGCAGGCTTGGTATGGCTTGGTCTATATCCACAGCCGTTCCTTGATACCTCAAGTCATGCGATGCAGTGGATCAATAACGCTTATATATACAGTCAAGTCACACAAGTAGATGCGTCGCAACTGCTTGATGCAATGGAGGCACGTTAA
- the nuoK gene encoding NADH-quinone oxidoreductase subunit NuoK, whose protein sequence is MGMIPMSHGLILAGILFAIGLCGVMVRRNFLFMLMSLEIMMNATALAFVVAGSRWVDPDGQIMFIFILTLAAAEAAIGLAILLRFYHQRGHLDVDSANEMKG, encoded by the coding sequence CTGGGCATGATACCCATGAGCCATGGACTGATTTTGGCAGGTATCTTATTTGCCATTGGTCTGTGCGGCGTCATGGTACGACGTAATTTCCTATTTATGCTAATGAGCCTTGAGATCATGATGAATGCAACAGCATTAGCATTTGTGGTGGCAGGTAGTCGTTGGGTCGATCCAGATGGACAGATTATGTTTATCTTTATTTTGACCTTGGCAGCAGCAGAGGCCGCCATTGGTTTGGCAATATTATTGCGGTTTTATCATCAGCGTGGGCATCTCGATGTCGATAGCGCCAATGAGATGAAAGGATGA
- the nuoL gene encoding NADH-quinone oxidoreductase subunit L produces the protein MSLLPLTFIFPLVGFLILAFMRDKLTEQVAAIVGVGSMLLSALCTLIVSYTFLTNNPAGTVIEIPLWTWFQVGDFAPSFGLSFDGLALTMTGVITGIGFLIHLFAAWYMKGDTGFARFFSYMNLFVASMLLLVLADNLFLLYLGWEGVGICSYLLIGFYYHDRANGLAAMKAFTVTRVGDVFLAFGLFLLFREFGTLNIQEIITRAPEVFDINNPTMMLTTMMLVGGAMGKSAQLPLHTWLADAMAGPTPVSALIHAATMVTAGVYLIARLHPLFELTPGILLYWVGGVGALTLVVAGFCALAQTDIKRILAYSTMSQIGYMFLALGVGAWQGAIFHLMTHAFFKALLFLSSGAVILAVHHEQNIFKMGGLRKKIPLVFWCYIVGGGALAAIPWVTVGFYSKEAILWESYATGHMVLFYMGVFGAFLTALYTFRMIWIIFFGEEKTHAHKLSGVSYWLPLSVLLVLSTAVGAFITPPLQGVLPESVGHLLEVAGQAHGKHTAEFIAMGAMLAGLIIAALLYVVDKGRMLTRFKRSRVGGALYHWCYHGLGFDALYDVIFIKPFLFIGRLFKADPIDKAWLVLPKLASAGNKVLSATQTGSLRGYAASFGLGMAVLLVLVMMTVV, from the coding sequence ATGAGTTTATTACCATTAACCTTTATATTCCCGCTCGTTGGCTTTTTGATTTTAGCCTTTATGCGCGACAAGCTAACAGAGCAGGTGGCAGCGATTGTCGGTGTCGGTAGTATGCTGTTATCAGCACTATGCACGTTAATCGTTAGTTATACTTTTTTAACCAATAATCCAGCAGGAACAGTCATAGAGATTCCGCTTTGGACATGGTTCCAAGTCGGAGATTTTGCCCCAAGTTTCGGTCTGAGCTTTGATGGTTTGGCACTGACGATGACGGGTGTCATCACTGGGATTGGCTTTTTAATCCATCTCTTTGCCGCTTGGTATATGAAAGGTGACACTGGCTTTGCCCGCTTCTTTAGCTATATGAATTTGTTTGTCGCCAGCATGCTGTTGCTAGTCTTGGCAGATAACTTGTTCTTGCTTTATCTTGGCTGGGAAGGCGTTGGTATCTGTTCGTACTTACTGATCGGTTTTTATTACCATGACCGCGCCAATGGTCTTGCAGCGATGAAAGCCTTTACGGTGACGCGCGTGGGTGATGTATTCTTAGCCTTCGGTCTGTTTTTATTATTCCGTGAATTTGGTACGCTTAATATTCAAGAAATTATTACTCGTGCACCAGAAGTGTTTGATATCAACAATCCAACGATGATGTTGACCACCATGATGTTGGTTGGCGGCGCGATGGGTAAATCAGCGCAGCTGCCATTACATACATGGCTTGCTGATGCGATGGCAGGTCCGACGCCAGTATCAGCGCTTATTCACGCGGCAACGATGGTCACGGCAGGTGTTTATTTAATCGCTCGCTTACATCCATTGTTTGAGCTGACCCCTGGTATTTTATTATATTGGGTCGGCGGCGTAGGGGCGTTGACGTTGGTCGTTGCTGGATTCTGTGCACTGGCACAAACCGACATCAAACGTATTCTTGCTTATTCAACGATGAGCCAAATCGGCTATATGTTCTTAGCACTCGGCGTTGGCGCGTGGCAAGGCGCAATCTTCCATTTGATGACTCATGCTTTCTTTAAAGCCCTGTTATTCTTATCATCAGGTGCCGTCATCCTTGCGGTACATCATGAGCAAAACATCTTTAAGATGGGCGGTCTACGTAAAAAGATACCGTTGGTATTTTGGTGCTATATCGTTGGTGGCGGTGCATTGGCAGCTATACCCTGGGTCACGGTCGGTTTTTACTCTAAAGAAGCGATTCTTTGGGAGAGTTATGCAACTGGTCACATGGTTTTATTCTATATGGGTGTATTCGGTGCTTTCTTAACCGCGCTTTATACCTTCCGTATGATTTGGATTATCTTCTTTGGTGAAGAAAAGACCCATGCTCATAAATTATCTGGTGTGTCATATTGGCTGCCACTTAGTGTGTTGCTCGTATTATCAACGGCAGTGGGTGCATTTATCACTCCGCCATTACAAGGCGTCTTGCCAGAGAGTGTTGGGCATTTATTGGAAGTCGCTGGTCAAGCGCATGGTAAGCATACGGCTGAGTTTATCGCCATGGGTGCGATGCTGGCTGGTCTAATAATAGCGGCGCTATTATATGTGGTGGATAAAGGTCGCATGCTCACCCGCTTTAAGCGCTCACGTGTTGGTGGGGCGCTATATCACTGGTGTTATCATGGTCTAGGTTTTGATGCGCTATACGATGTAATTTTTATAAAACCCTTTTTGTTCATCGGCCGCTTATTTAAAGCCGACCCTATCGATAAAGCGTGGCTCGTCTTGCCTAAGCTGGCATCTGCTGGTAATAAGGTATTGTCTGCGACGCAAACTGGGTCACTTCGAGGTTACGCTGCAAGCTTTGGCTTGGGCATGGCTGTATTACTAGTGCTGGTAATGATGACGGTGGTATAA